One window of Bacillus sp. THAF10 genomic DNA carries:
- a CDS encoding 1,4-dihydroxy-2-naphthoate polyprenyltransferase has translation MNPQITHDDGTGFVSSKEKNWKVWWNLLRPHTLTAAFVPVFIGTALALYETAIDWPLFLAMLVASILIQAATNMINEYYDFKKGLDNENSVGIGGAIVRHGVRPETVIRLAFAFFGVATLLGVYICLNTSWWLALIGTACMAAGYFYTGGPYPIAYTPFGEIVAGFFMGFVIILIAFYIQTGTVTSTSMLLSIPISILVGAILLANNIRDIDGDRENGRKTVAILVGRQHAITLLAIMFLVSYALIVLFIALGYASLWALLVFLSVRKPLAAVKGFKANKSNIGMMPAMVATAQTNTIFGFLLGIGLIIGYFI, from the coding sequence GTGAATCCTCAAATAACACATGATGATGGGACAGGCTTTGTGTCATCAAAAGAGAAGAACTGGAAGGTGTGGTGGAACCTTCTTCGTCCTCATACATTAACGGCGGCTTTTGTACCTGTATTTATCGGTACAGCATTAGCGCTATATGAAACAGCGATTGATTGGCCTTTGTTCTTGGCAATGTTAGTTGCGAGCATATTAATTCAAGCAGCAACCAACATGATAAACGAATACTACGATTTTAAAAAAGGCTTAGATAATGAGAACTCTGTTGGAATTGGAGGAGCAATTGTCCGCCACGGAGTAAGGCCCGAAACCGTCATTCGTTTAGCATTTGCCTTTTTTGGTGTTGCAACCTTGCTTGGCGTGTATATTTGCCTGAATACCAGCTGGTGGCTAGCACTTATTGGAACAGCATGTATGGCTGCAGGGTATTTTTATACTGGAGGCCCTTACCCTATTGCCTATACCCCATTTGGAGAAATTGTAGCAGGTTTTTTTATGGGCTTCGTTATTATTCTCATTGCTTTTTACATCCAAACTGGGACCGTGACAAGTACTAGCATGCTCCTTTCTATTCCTATCTCCATTTTAGTTGGTGCTATTTTACTGGCTAATAATATTCGTGATATCGATGGAGATAGAGAAAACGGACGTAAAACAGTTGCCATTTTAGTCGGTCGTCAACATGCTATTACCTTACTCGCCATCATGTTCCTTGTTTCCTATGCGCTTATTGTGCTCTTTATTGCACTAGGCTACGCATCTTTATGGGCATTATTAGTTTTCTTATCTGTTAGGAAACCATTAGCAGCTGTTAAAGGGTTTAAAGCAAACAAAAGCAATATTGGAATGATGCCAGCCATGGTTGCAACTGCTCAAACTAACACAATCTTTGGGTTTTTGCTTGGTATTGGTTTGATTATTGGTTATTTTATCTAA